One Conger conger chromosome 7, fConCon1.1, whole genome shotgun sequence genomic window, TCTATTAATCAGTTTCTTGCAGTTTCTCGCATATTCGAGATAGACTTTTGCTAGAATCTGACCTGACCCTGGCTAAAGCTATTACACTAGCTTTGCAGATCGAAGCTGGACAACGGAATGCTGACCTTCTTTCTGACGCTACTTCCACTGCTGCTGCACCCATGAGGCAATTCACAAACAGCCGAAAATCGCCGCCCATGGGAAAAGAGGAAACCTGCTTCAACGACTGCAGATTCCGCAGTCCAATCTACCGGTAGTTCCTGCTACCGTTGCGGATCCACCAGCCACTTAGCTAACAAGCCTTCATGCCCAGCGGTTAAAGTAACCTGCAACTCATGCGGTAAAGTCGGACATTTTTCCAAAGTTTGTAAATCTGCCCACAAGGAGGTACGTGAGGTAGTGATAAATGAACTGACTGTGCTTTACATGACTGATGCTGCACAGGATAAAATCCTCTGTACTGTTCAAGTTAAAGctactgaacattttcatgataTTGAGCTAATAGTGGACACAGGTTCTTCTGTTTCTATTATTCCAGAGAGCACTTACCAGACTCTCTTCCCTACATGTGTTCTTGCTGAACCTACAGTGAATGCTCACTTATTCAAGAGAGATAATACCTGTAAAAGGGTGTATGCATGCCACAGTACGTCATGATGGGTTTTCTACTACAGGCTCGTTCACAGTGGTTAAGTCAGGCACTGCTCTGCTAGGGCTAGATTTATTTGTGGCATTGCACATGCTTATTGAGGGCAATAAAGTCATTAACTCGACAGGCCCAAATCCACAGGCTGCACCAGAGGCCCAGGTGCAGGAGATTGGATAAAGTGCATGAAGTACAACTTAAACCAGATGCTGTGCCAGTACAACAGAAACTGCGGAGGCTTCCACTCTCGGTGAGGCAGGCTGTGAGAGATGAGCTCCAAGACCTACAGGAAAAGGGCATTATAGAACGTATAGACGCATCACCATGGGTCTCCCCCATTGTAGTGACCCAGAGaaaggagggtggaaagccTTGCATGTGTGTTGACTTAAGGGAGCCAAATAAGGCAATTGTCAGTGATTGTCATCCTTTACCTCATATGGATGAGCTGTTCGTTGAACTGCGAGGAGCCACAGTCTTCACTACCATTGACCAAGCCTCTGCTTACCACCAGCTCTTACTACACCcagaccagtggtctccaaccctggtcctgaagagctactgggtctgctggttttcgttcttaccctgaaattaactgtaatcaactgccctaatttaattaattaactcacctcacctggttacctgggtctcaacaggtgaaaactgtttgtgttttcctcaGAAGATGAAAATCATAGAAGGAGATTGGATTTTAAGCATCAAGTTGCTAGGAccactttaaaacaaatgtgtgtttctgttagcGGCGTCAAAATTTGGAATTCTCAACAGAAGGATTTAAAGGGTTGTACAGATAtctttcagttaaaaaaaatgtataaagaaagaCAAATTAGACAATATGCATATGAAAATTAACTAAGTGTTTTAAACTTGAATATGATTTCTATTTTAcaggttattttgttttatgttgttggAATTAagggtgtaggtgatggtgtgcGTGAAGGTGTAGGTTAATGGAAAAGGCAGACCATCTAAGAATGTTGTGTTCAAGTAAGGGgcagacaaaaaataagaattatattCTTCTTTCTGCTCCTTTCCAATCATGAAAAGCATTAATTTGACAGATGTGTTGTGGACTTGTGTGTTAACTTTATATTGCaatgtgcattttcatgaaaggaacaaataaaaatgaaatgaaattttaaggtgaaaacaaaaaccagcagacccagtagctctccaggaccagggttggagacccctgatccAGACAGTCGTGACATAACTGCACTCATAACACACAAAGGCCTTTTCCGTTTtctattgtcttagttacgttattgtcatgtcacatattatgttagtctagtctcgccatgtttttatgttttatttcttgttacgtttcattgatttgtcatgttatgtttcatgattaggtcttgttaccatttatttctttgtcttgccatgtcatgttatatagtttattgtcataatttcgcaaacttatgtcatgatttatgtttgtttcatgttatgtggttctgttgattgtttagcatacacttttttgtgtctttctgcaaaccttgcattcctgctttctctctctccctttctgtcacaccctaattgtttcaatttcccttgtcatCTTACAAATCTACttactttagatcaggattgggtaatactaacattctaaccatgtgttcatgttaccttacgtttcttgtgcatgtcatttactaatttactaatgctagggcaggataggtttattactaacgattactaattacctcgttaaattgtcaatcctccacacctgatttccattctcatgctgctctcaagctaattgtctgcacctgtctacacctgcacacaagctcagttccatgtcttgtctttgcgaaattgttgcctcctgttcatcAGTGCATCTCTTTAgcatttttgtcaagccattgtctacccgttacgatccaagcctgtttattgaccaaagattattgacttctgttttgttcacCATTGCctgtgtcgtgagccacggaccccttgtcgagctcagacctcacgttcccacgagcagtacctcacaatgaggtgtctcggggacgaactcaagtactccgaatgtcctggagccctggtaagttctactgaacttccagcccagtctcgaagtgaagggtgtgatgcaaatctggtattcgatgtcctgtattcaatgtattcctctaaagaatctttatcacatatgattatagtaagatatactttattataatcaatcaaaagaatagagttatacagattacagtgtaaatatcatctttcagtttgctgatcacatgcaagttacatatacccctttagctctttctaatttacctttttacctatgatgtttaaaaatcaaggtacacccctcaaatacccatcctcctctttggcctttaccttatcttatggctcccccttcacggagataaaagctactgaacttccattaatacaatgggtacgaacacccctaaagtctactacttatttatattgtacatagtatcttactaaaaaataaaagacataaaaatgaaaggaaacttaaaatgtattacttctatgtactacttttcctacttttacaagtaatatagattataattaccacccatcccctaatatagccatctcgttttctgcgggatttgatccctcctccttgctgttgatgagctctttgaacagctgcattggtttgggaatctggggcaggatcaggacccagactttcgaaagacgtgactttgcacttcgtacttctcctgcctgttgtatgggatgtgcactggtttGTCTttgaacacgtcgggggttttgcagtgcagccgcagcatatgcctcctcactgacactgaggttagggggggaggcttcaggttcttgcgtgggtccagcaggaaggtgttctgtagtgtggaggaaccccgcgtcccgtctgttggcctccaggtgcagttcacggctccaagcatgtcgtaaaagccctttaactctttcaccagctctTCTgcatgatgagggatgcgcatgaacacctcttcgacaactcttgggctgagtccgcaccgcgtacatcactcctctctccatatccatatcctggagtggcgcgcagagggagcgtgccactccagcttgactacagctgtcttgtgttgctctctcttcaacagcccatagatatcttctgaagcaaaattctaagatcctatcctaaggtctaaaagcttattccttatatatcttttttgcatacaaaagtgtacctttttgataagaaatgtccccaatatttcaagcgggaagacatttatctcttatgtaacttgttttttagtgaccatattcatcacttctgtttttcccactgtcattttctcatacctcaaaagaaatttctccaatactttatctcatgtgcccctccggttgggaatttccaccatcttaatatacgagtggaaaaacactagcttttttgtatttttttaaggaacctattcctcactggtatttgtctccttgtcataatctctccttggactctctccaaactttgacttcatacaagccagaagttagtgccctccaccatctcaacacactcttcaggtgcccctctccgcggcgccttaagggatctacaaaggacatccagctaatagctgagtgtaaatcaacCTCCAActcttctacagtcagtcctttgaatctatccgagaaattatttgtgctataatcaggaaagcacttgaagcctcttaatcttcttttggtattgacatcccttcccttttcctttttttttttctttagccaggcattgtgcccctccaaTGTAGGGTTGGgatattctcagtcagaactttaaccttgctccttaaaaccctaaatctaagtcccccaacttcagactcctctactgacaagtgtggctgctcattatctctgaaccacatatttttcctcttacgggcgttcttactaccacctcgatggcgtgtgcgaggggttaacaatgcattccttcttaacccatcccccgtcaatctctcatcaggggggcctagggccgggtcctcgacacctgcctgtaccacgactttgcctgctgtctttgtgcttttgccccgcggcgcagacttcggtcttgactcttgcgctgtcatcgaccctgagcctgcctaccgtccgcagcctgtacttctgccctgctgacagctttcctggctaccggacgtCCCGCATGGTGTACCcactacgagactgccttctccctcagtactgtactttggtttttggctggattttacgtgtatgaacattgcttgttttttgactacgctcactggacattccctgaataaagccctgacaggactttattatacccctgtttctgagtcgtgcattttgggtccaaccccccacgcacccatctcagtacagaaggtatacttagcgaagaacattttgggaaacacgCTAAAAccttaaggtagagcttaaggtacaacttatgAATGACGTAGTGTTAAGAAGGCTTTGGGAAAAGCAcccctggccattctcctctgacttctctcattaagaaggcacTTTTGGCCATAGAACTTCTACTCACTgaattctttttgtttttttgcgccATCACCAACAGTCAAATTCTTCCCAATTCATATGTTTGGTCAGAATAGCAACTGAACCTCCTagccatttctgcatgcttgaATAAAGTGAATTGCTGCtatatgattggctgactagataattgcatgaacaagccggtgtacaggtgtaACTAATTAAATGGTCACTAAATGTATACGACAGTGTAAGACACTCGTTTAACATGTAGATAAGAGCATCCATTATGCTGCAGTTGGTTTAAAGGCCACATTATTTCATTACTGCAGCTGGGTTACTTTTGAATAAAGTATCTGCACAATCTTGGTCCTTAGTTCCTTGGTCTGTATAGCATATATGATGGGGTTCATGTTGGCGGGAATGATGAGAAAGAGAAGTGCCGCCAACGTCCGGTAGCCGTTGTGAATCGGGAGACGATGCGAAATGAGGATGAGGAAGCCGGACCAGAGCATGATCATATAGAGGACCAGATGGGAGGCGCAAGTCTGCACTGCCTTTCTGTTGAGCTCCTTGTTCTTTTTGGAGACACAGCTGATCAGGATCCTGAAATATGTGAAGGCCACGCTGGTAATGGACAATCCATTGATTATGGTAATGTGGGTGAGCCCGGTGATGTTGTTGATGCTTAAGTCCTGGCAGGAGAGCTTGTACAGAGATGAAATGTCGCAGAAGGCATTCAGAATAATGGAACGGCAGCGTGTTAGCCGTACTGCGAGGCCCAGTGTGATGGAGTTCAGGATGATCGATGTGCTCCATGCAGACACAGTCAGCTTAGCCACCATGGTGGGGCTCATGATGGAGGTGTACCTCAGAGGGTGGCATATGGCCACATACCTGTCAAAGGCCATGATCATCATCACCGTGTGGCAGGACATGCCATAAGTATGGCTGAAGAAGGCCTGGGAGACACACCAGGAGTAGCTGATGGATGGGTTGGTGGAGACGATGTCCAACATCATTCGAGGCAGAACCACCGTGTTTCCCAGGACGTCGTTGAAGGACAGGCTGAAGAACAACAAGTACATTGGCTGCTGCAGGCTCCTTTCCATCAAAATAAGCAGCATGACCCCTATGTTGGTGGTCAGGATGATCAGGTAGGGGACCAACAGCAGGGCAAACGCTGGGTAAATGAAACGATGGGGAATGTTGATGCCCTGAATCAACAGGATGGGACTGTTGTAGGTTATGTTCATCCCACATTTCCTGGGAAATTCTGTCAGACTGAGAAAAGCAGAATATTACGCAGTGCCTAACTTCTTGAACATTAACAGTTTCTGGTGTTTTGGCTCCAGACACCAGAacctgaaaaataataaaaccatatgaggttaaagttaaaacagatttaatatgaaatatgggCCAATTTTGCAGACTCAAATGAAACTGGAATAACTTATCTTTATTTCTAAGGTCTGCAAGAATCATCTGTACTGTTCCCAATGCTCACACAATATCATCTAGTACAACTTGAATCGCAGTCACTGAACCATTCTATGACTGTACTTGTAAATGTAAAGGTGTAAATACCTGTCTCAGGTTTCAGGTGGGCAGTCCTCTCTTCTTGACGGGCTCTCAGGTTTTATCCTGCCCTTTGGggaccctcccctctctgtcctgtcaCTCATGTAGGCAGGAGAGGACCGCCCCCACACTCAGTGATGATGTAATGAATGGAAACATGGGTGATGCTGCTTCTGACATATTACTGCAGTGTAACATGCAGCCTAGGGAATCAGAGCCACAGGTGCAGCCTCCCTGTGAGATACATTAttactgcagcagtgtggcatttctgttcttggcttgggtccaatcaacatttgtttttcCCAGTTTCTCcatgtgagggagcaggggcggacCAAGAGCGACCAGGACGGGATCACAAAGTTAGAAATGAGAAGTTCGGTTGAACAGGGTAAATGCAGACTAGCACGGAATGCCCTCAGAAACAGGCAAGTCTcatgaaaaaataactgaaaaaagggGAACAAAACATTTCGGCAACAGAACATTGACCTGAGAGATAACATTGGTCAGGGAAAAACAAGATTCCTCAATGGAACGCCTCGCTCCAAAATAGGGAAGGTCCAGGGGAACCGTCCAACCAAAGACTAAAAGCAATACAGTCCTCCAACTACCTCTTTACCTCTTTACTTAGTGTACATGTCagaatgaaacaccaaagcccagAGCAATGCCAGGAAGTGACTTACATAGCTCTCCACACAGCTGACCACAATCGGCaatgattacacccgcattccGCATGTGGAAGTTATTTTCATGCTGACCATGGCTGGCACGCCCTCACGTGGTCTAGAGAGGTAAAACCTGGAAATTCCATATGTCATCTGGGGAAACCATGACACTCCCACTATTTCTCCATGGCCTGCTCAC contains:
- the LOC133133526 gene encoding putative gustatory receptor clone PTE03, whose product is MNITYNSPILLIQGINIPHRFIYPAFALLLVPYLIILTTNIGVMLLILMERSLQQPMYLLFFSLSFNDVLGNTVVLPRMMLDIVSTNPSISYSWCVSQAFFSHTYGMSCHTVMMIMAFDRYVAICHPLRYTSIMSPTMVAKLTVSAWSTSIILNSITLGLAVRLTRCRSIILNAFCDISSLYKLSCQDLSINNITGLTHITIINGLSITSVAFTYFRILISCVSKKNKELNRKAVQTCASHLVLYMIMLWSGFLILISHRLPIHNGYRTLAALLFLIIPANMNPIIYAIQTKELRTKIVQILYSKVTQLQ